One window of the Ananas comosus cultivar F153 linkage group 21, ASM154086v1, whole genome shotgun sequence genome contains the following:
- the LOC109726443 gene encoding ACT domain-containing protein ACR12-like isoform X2 has translation MALAARFFLFSSPRSLSSSASASLPPLPRSPTPHLGLVLRRSRSDRLDLPDASLFSHGSISHGGGSLPRKIRWIGPQFSGNSAETLGSSSSEPDEDTDSVPMPIVLIDQDSDPDATIVQLSFGDRLGALLDTMKALTDLGLHVTKGSVTANEFVVRTKFFITQMGRKIVDPDILERIRLTIISNLLKYHPESSEKLAMGEIFGIKPPVKLDVELATHIHLEHDGPKRSLLYIETADRPGLLLEIIKVITDVNLDVESAEIDTEGLIAKEKFHVSYRGAALTDPLSQLLVNCLRYYLRRPETDEGSY, from the exons ATGGCTCTCGCTGCTcgtttcttcctcttctcctcccctcgctctctctcctcctccgcttccGCTTCGCTCCCCCCTCTCCCCCGCTCCCCCACTCCCCACCTAGGGTTAGTGCTTCGCCGCTCCCGATCCGACCGCCTCGATCTCCCCGACGCCTCTCTCTTCTCCCACGGATCAATCTCCCATGGCGGCGGATCACTCCCTCGGAAGATCCGCTG GATTGGTCCTCAATTTTCTGGCAATTCGGCAGAAACATTGGGATCTTCCTCCTCG GAACCTGACGAGGATACTGATTCAGTTCCAATGCCGATAGTTTTGATCGATCAAGATTCAGATCCTGATGCAACAATCGTTCAGCTCAGTTTTGGGGACCGTCTAGGGGCACTACTTGATACG ATGAAAGCACTCACAGACCTGGGACTTCATGTGACCAAGGGATCTGTGACAGCTAATGAATTTGTTGTGCGGACAAAGTTTTTTATCACGCAGAT GGGGCGAAAGATTGTAGATCCTGACATATTGGAAAGAATTCGGCTTACCATAATCAGCAACCTGCTGAAGTATCATCCA GAATCCAGTGAGAAGTTGGCAATGGGTGAAATATTCGGAATAAAGCCTCCAGTGAAG CTTGATGTTGAACTTGCAACACACATACATCTGGAACATGATGGACCCAAAAGAAG CTTGCTTTACATTGAGACAGCTGATCGACCTGGACTACTGCTCGAGATCATCAAAGTTATAACAGATGTAAATTTAGATGTGGAATCAGCTGAAATAGACACCGAA GGTCTCATAGCTAAGGAGAAGTTCCACGTGAGCTACAGAGGCGCGGCATTGACCGACCCCTTATCTCAG CTGCTGGTTAACTGTCTCCGCTATTACCTCCGAAGGCCTGAAACGGATGAAGGCAGCTACTGA
- the LOC109726443 gene encoding ACT domain-containing protein ACR12-like isoform X1 codes for MALAARFFLFSSPRSLSSSASASLPPLPRSPTPHLGLVLRRSRSDRLDLPDASLFSHGSISHGGGSLPRKIRWIGPQFSGNSAETLGSSSSEPDEDTDSVPMPIVLIDQDSDPDATIVQLSFGDRLGALLDTLKILDTMKALTDLGLHVTKGSVTANEFVVRTKFFITQMGRKIVDPDILERIRLTIISNLLKYHPESSEKLAMGEIFGIKPPVKLDVELATHIHLEHDGPKRSLLYIETADRPGLLLEIIKVITDVNLDVESAEIDTEGLIAKEKFHVSYRGAALTDPLSQLLVNCLRYYLRRPETDEGSY; via the exons ATGGCTCTCGCTGCTcgtttcttcctcttctcctcccctcgctctctctcctcctccgcttccGCTTCGCTCCCCCCTCTCCCCCGCTCCCCCACTCCCCACCTAGGGTTAGTGCTTCGCCGCTCCCGATCCGACCGCCTCGATCTCCCCGACGCCTCTCTCTTCTCCCACGGATCAATCTCCCATGGCGGCGGATCACTCCCTCGGAAGATCCGCTG GATTGGTCCTCAATTTTCTGGCAATTCGGCAGAAACATTGGGATCTTCCTCCTCG GAACCTGACGAGGATACTGATTCAGTTCCAATGCCGATAGTTTTGATCGATCAAGATTCAGATCCTGATGCAACAATCGTTCAGCTCAGTTTTGGGGACCGTCTAGGGGCACTACTTGATACG CTGAAGATACTTGACACG ATGAAAGCACTCACAGACCTGGGACTTCATGTGACCAAGGGATCTGTGACAGCTAATGAATTTGTTGTGCGGACAAAGTTTTTTATCACGCAGAT GGGGCGAAAGATTGTAGATCCTGACATATTGGAAAGAATTCGGCTTACCATAATCAGCAACCTGCTGAAGTATCATCCA GAATCCAGTGAGAAGTTGGCAATGGGTGAAATATTCGGAATAAAGCCTCCAGTGAAG CTTGATGTTGAACTTGCAACACACATACATCTGGAACATGATGGACCCAAAAGAAG CTTGCTTTACATTGAGACAGCTGATCGACCTGGACTACTGCTCGAGATCATCAAAGTTATAACAGATGTAAATTTAGATGTGGAATCAGCTGAAATAGACACCGAA GGTCTCATAGCTAAGGAGAAGTTCCACGTGAGCTACAGAGGCGCGGCATTGACCGACCCCTTATCTCAG CTGCTGGTTAACTGTCTCCGCTATTACCTCCGAAGGCCTGAAACGGATGAAGGCAGCTACTGA
- the LOC109726443 gene encoding ACT domain-containing protein ACR12-like isoform X3: MPIVLIDQDSDPDATIVQLSFGDRLGALLDTLKILDTMKALTDLGLHVTKGSVTANEFVVRTKFFITQMGRKIVDPDILERIRLTIISNLLKYHPESSEKLAMGEIFGIKPPVKLDVELATHIHLEHDGPKRSLLYIETADRPGLLLEIIKVITDVNLDVESAEIDTEGLIAKEKFHVSYRGAALTDPLSQLLVNCLRYYLRRPETDEGSY; this comes from the exons ATGCCGATAGTTTTGATCGATCAAGATTCAGATCCTGATGCAACAATCGTTCAGCTCAGTTTTGGGGACCGTCTAGGGGCACTACTTGATACG CTGAAGATACTTGACACG ATGAAAGCACTCACAGACCTGGGACTTCATGTGACCAAGGGATCTGTGACAGCTAATGAATTTGTTGTGCGGACAAAGTTTTTTATCACGCAGAT GGGGCGAAAGATTGTAGATCCTGACATATTGGAAAGAATTCGGCTTACCATAATCAGCAACCTGCTGAAGTATCATCCA GAATCCAGTGAGAAGTTGGCAATGGGTGAAATATTCGGAATAAAGCCTCCAGTGAAG CTTGATGTTGAACTTGCAACACACATACATCTGGAACATGATGGACCCAAAAGAAG CTTGCTTTACATTGAGACAGCTGATCGACCTGGACTACTGCTCGAGATCATCAAAGTTATAACAGATGTAAATTTAGATGTGGAATCAGCTGAAATAGACACCGAA GGTCTCATAGCTAAGGAGAAGTTCCACGTGAGCTACAGAGGCGCGGCATTGACCGACCCCTTATCTCAG CTGCTGGTTAACTGTCTCCGCTATTACCTCCGAAGGCCTGAAACGGATGAAGGCAGCTACTGA
- the LOC109726440 gene encoding protein trichome birefringence-like 36: protein MNKSSNHASSNYIKQAYDSSKQSSLAPHIQSNSVHCQLMARELNLHPTSLFFFLCLTNVFFTMARASLSDHLTMDNFRWGGEKEDAIEKINQNQPPFATDCDLSIGEWVFDASYPLYEASCPYLSTQFSCQLNGRPDSDYQRWRWKPQHCSIPRFNALDFLNRIRGKRVMLVGDSIMRNQWESLVCLVEAVIPNERKMVYSNGPSTIAFQAKDFEASIEFSWAPLLVELKEEEENKRVLCLDCIEENAKHWRGVDVLVFDSAHWWTHSGKWSSWDFYEEGGRVFTNLNPMVAYEKGLTTWAKWVDLNLDPRRATVIFRSSSPRHNRINGWQCYKQREPLAYLGHSQRVAGQLVVLREVLKKMIFPVYLQEITSMAALRQDGHPSIYATRAHGGQEQHSNTEFLVSDCCHWCLPGVPDAWNEMLYALFYSTPNN from the exons ATGAACAAAAGCAGTAACCATGCATCCTccaactatataaaacaagctTACGATTCATCTAAACAAAGCTCACTTGCACCCCACATCCAATCTAATTCAGTCCATTGCCAGTTAATGGCTAGAGAATTAAACCTCCACCCAACATCACTATTCTTCTTCTTATGCCTCACCAATGTGTTCTTCACAATGGCAAGAGCTTCTCTATCTGATCACCTAACCATGGACAATTTCAGGTGgggaggagagaaagaggacGCGATCGAAAAGATTAATCAGAACCAGCCGCCGTTTGCGACCGACTGCGATCTGTCGATTGGTGAGTGGGTGTTCGACGCGTCGTATCCTCTCTATGAAGCCAGCTGCCCCTACCTTAGTACTCAATTCAGCTGTCAGCTCAATGGCCGGCCGGATTCCGACTACCAGAGGTGGCGGTGGAAGCCACAGCACTGCTCTATTCCGAG GTTCAATGCACTGGATTTCCTCAACAGAATCAGAGGGAAAAGGGTGATGCTGGTGGGGGATTCTATAATGAGGAATCAATGGGAATCCCTTGTTTGCTTAGTAGAAGCAGTAATACCCAATGAGAGAAAAATGGTTTATTCCAATGGCCCATCTACCATAGCATTCCAGGCCAAG GATTTTGAGGCGTCCATTGAGTTCTCATGGGCTCCTCTTTTAGTCGAATtgaaggaagaagaggagaacaAGAGAGTCCTGTGCTTGGATTGCATTGAAGAGAACGCAAAGCACTGGCGTGGGGTCGATGTCCTTGTGTTCGATTCTGCTCACTGGTGGACTCACTCCGGAAAATGGAGCTC GTGGGATTTTTACGAGGAAGGGGGAAGGGTATTCACAAATCTGAACCCTATGGTTGCGTATGAGAAGGGTCTAACAACTTGGGCTAAGTGGGTGGACCTGAATTTAGACCCTCGAAGAGCTACGGTCATCTTCCGAAGCTCGTCGCCGCGCCACAACAG GATAAACGGGTGGCAATGCTACAAGCAGAGGGAACCCCTGGCGTACTTGGGCCACAGCCAGCGTGTTGCGGGGCAGCTGGTGGTGCTGAGGGAAGTgttgaagaagatgatcttTCCAGTGTACCTCCAAGAAATCACGAGCATGGCGGCTCTCCGTCAGGACGGTCATCCTTCAATCTACGCCACGAGGGCTCATGGCGGGCAAGAGCAGCATAGCAATACCGAATTCCTGGTTTCCGATTGTTGCCACTGGTGCTTGCCGGGAGTCCCAGATGCTTGGAATGAGATGCTCTACGCTCTATTCTACTCCACTCCCAATAACTAA
- the LOC109726442 gene encoding uncharacterized protein LOC109726442 encodes MRFPGILLALLIISLAWGYHAILRPPPPTLCGSQNGPPVRSPRIRLRDGRYLAYKEAGVPKEKAKFKLIVVHGLDATKDILIPASQKLVEDLGIYFLQFDRPGYGESDPNPKRSVRSDAMDIEELADQLEIGSKFYVMGVSMGGHPVWGCLNYIPHRLAGAALVVPVINYWWPSFPTELAKEGFGKILAQEQRALWVAHHIPFLFHWWMTQKWFPASASATMHPDIFSKQDKEIFQKIMAMPMLTTENKARQQGEYESIHRDYLIAFGTWEFDPMNITNPFPNNEGSVHLWQGREDRMIPAELQRYISKKLPWIRYHENSKGGHLFMLIEEWTDKILKALFLGEEPSDA; translated from the exons ATGCGATTCCCAGGAATATTGTTGGCCCTGCTGATCATTTCACTAGCCTGGGGTTATCACGCGATTTTGCGACCTCCCCCTCCGACACTTTGCGGTTCGCAAAATGGCCCCCCTGTTAGATCCCCCAGGATCAGGCTCAGAGATGGAAGATACCTAGCTTACAAAGAAGCAGGAGTGCCCAAGGAGAAAGCCAAGTTTAAACTCATAGTTGTTCATGGACTTGATGCTACCAAAGACATTCTTATACCTGCATCTCAA AAGCTTGTGGAGGATCTGGGGATATATTTTCTTCAATTCGATAGGCCAGGATATGGGGAGAGTGATCCGAATCCGAAGCGAAGCGTGAGGAGTGATGCTATGGATATAGAAGAGCTCGCGGATCAATTGGAGATTGGGTCCAAGTTCTATGTGATGGGAGTGTCCATGGGAGGTCACCCAGTGTGGGGGTGCTTAAATTACATACCTCACAG GCTTGCTGGAGCAGCACTGGTGGTGCCGGTGATCAACTACTGGTGGCCATCTTTCCCTACCGAGCTAGCTAAAGAGGGGTTCGGCAAAATACTTGCGCAAGAACAGAGGGCTCTATGGGTTGCACATCACATACCTTTCCTCTTCCATTGGTGGATGACCCAAAAGTGGTTTCCCGCATCAGCTTCAGCCACAATGCACCCTGACATATTCAGCAAGCAAGATAAGGAGATCTTTCAGAAGATAATGGCGATGCCAATGCTTACCACCGAG AACAAAGCGAGACAACAAGGCGAATACGAATCGATCCACCGAGACTATCTGATAGCATTTGGCACATGGGAGTTCGACCCGATGAATATAACCAACCCATTTCCGAACAATGAGGGATCTGTTCACCTGTGGCAAGGGCGAGAAGATAGGATGATACCGGCCGAGCTGCAGCGCTACATATCAAAGAAGCTTCCTTGGATACGATATCACGAGAACAGCAAAGGCGGGCATTTGTTCATGTTAATCGAAGAATGGACTGATAAAATCCTCAAGGCACTTTTTCTTGGAGAGGAGCCCTCAGATgcttaa
- the LOC109726441 gene encoding uncharacterized protein LOC109726441: MLQNLLGKPTPTQQKNKNKTKNMAVSTRKSFHSSSNSPLYGVYKRILLVLMVGLFSLLHQWIQPPPPSVCGSTNGPPVTSTRIKLKDGRHLAYMEHGVRKEEAKHKIIYVHGFDSCRYDALRISQEVIEEQGIHLVSFDRPGYGESDPHPTKTVESAATDIEELADQLKLGSKFHVIGFSMGGELVWGCLRYIPHRLAGAALLAPVANYWWDGYPREVSKEAYAKQLPQDQWAVRVAHYAPWLTYWWNTQKRFPCSSVISLRFDIFSTEDVKLMPKFAARSTYMPQVRQQGEFESVHRDLMVGFGSWEFSPMSLNNPFHENNRSVHLWHGAQDRIVPVALASNIAQKLPWIRYHELPEAGHFFPFADGMADAIVKSLLLGDS, translated from the exons ATGTTACAGAACTTGCTAGGAAAGCCAACCCCAacccaacaaaaaaataaaaataaaacaaagaacATGGCAGTGTCAACGAGAAAATCATTTCACTCCTCCTCCAACTCCCCACTCTATG GAGTGTACAAGAGAATTTTACTTGTTTTGATGGTGGGTTTATTTTCACTGTTACATCAATGGATTCAACCTCCCCCACCAAGTGTTTGTGGGTCTACAAATGGCCCCCCTGTTACATCAACCAGGATCAAGCTCAAAGATGGTAGGCACTTAGCCTACATGGAACATGGAGTCCGAAAAGAAGAGGCAAAACACAAAATCATCTATGTCCACGGCTTCGACTCTTGCCGATATGATGCGCTCCGTATTTCCCAA GAAGTTATTGAAGAACAAGGAATTCACTTGGTCTCCTTTGATAGACCGGGGTACGGTGAGAGTGATCCACACCCAACAAAAACAGTGGAAAGCGCGGCTACAGATATCGAAGAACTTGCTGATCAATTGAAGCTAGGATCCAAATTCCATGTTATCGGTTTTTCTATGGGAGGAGAACTTGTTTGGGGTTGTCTAAGATACATCCCCCACAG GCTTGCTGGAGCAGCACTTCTTGCACCTGTCGCCAACTACTGGTGGGACGGTTATCCACGCGAGGTATCGAAGGAAGCTTACGCAAAACAGCTTCCGCAAGATCAGTGGGCAGTTCGAGTCGCTCACTACGCTCCTTGGTTGACGTATTGGTGGAATACCcagaaaaggtttccgtgttcGAGTGTTATATCTCTTCGTTTCGATATTTTCTCTACCGAAGACGTGAAGCTCATGCCCAAATTCGCCGCTAGATCAACCTACATG CCACAAGTGAGGCAACAAGGAGAATTCGAGTCCGTTCACCGCGACCTGATGGTCGGGTTCGGAAGCTGGGAATTCAGCCCGATGAGCCTAAACAATCCGTTTCACGAGAACAACAGATCGGTGCATCTGTGGCACGGCGCTCAGGATCGGATCGTGCCGGTCGCCCTCGCGAGCAATATCGCCCAGAAGCTCCCCTGGATTCGCTACCACGAGCTTCCCGAGGCCGGCCACTTCTTCCCCTTTGCAGATGGAATGGCTGATGCTATTGTAAAATCACTACTGCTGGGAGATTCATAA